A single window of Leptospira semungkisensis DNA harbors:
- a CDS encoding electron transfer flavoprotein subunit beta/FixA family protein → MKIIVLVKQVPDTETNIKVGDKSINEAGIKWIISPYDEFAIEEGLRLREKNGGEVIAVSLGPDRVQESLRQAYAMGADRAVQIKVDNYVPFDTTLTSELIANFAKSENADVIIGGRQSIDSDSSQVVVQVAEALGIAHIAFAVSLEISGTAVKSTKEVEGGTQVVETSLPVAITAQKGLNEPRYPNLKGLMAAKKKPIETKTPADLGNPTSKIEVVGLEPPPPRIPGRKLEAADAKGFAEQLVKALREEAKVI, encoded by the coding sequence ATGAAGATCATCGTTTTAGTGAAACAGGTGCCTGACACCGAAACGAATATCAAAGTCGGGGACAAGTCCATCAACGAAGCCGGAATTAAATGGATTATCTCTCCGTACGACGAATTCGCAATTGAAGAAGGACTTAGATTACGTGAGAAAAACGGAGGAGAGGTCATTGCAGTATCTCTCGGACCGGATCGCGTGCAAGAGTCTTTACGCCAAGCTTATGCTATGGGAGCGGACCGTGCCGTTCAGATCAAAGTGGACAACTACGTTCCATTCGATACGACTCTGACATCGGAATTGATCGCTAACTTCGCAAAATCAGAAAACGCAGACGTTATCATCGGCGGACGCCAATCCATCGACAGCGACAGCTCTCAAGTAGTTGTTCAAGTTGCCGAGGCTCTTGGTATAGCTCATATCGCTTTCGCAGTTAGTTTAGAGATCAGCGGAACAGCAGTAAAATCTACTAAAGAAGTAGAAGGTGGAACTCAAGTTGTTGAGACCAGCCTACCTGTTGCAATCACCGCTCAAAAAGGATTAAACGAACCTCGTTATCCTAACCTAAAAGGTTTGATGGCTGCTAAGAAGAAGCCTATCGAAACCAAAACTCCTGCCGACCTAGGCAACCCTACCAGCAAGATCGAAGTCGTTGGATTGGAGCCACCTCCACCACGTATTCCTGGTCGTAAACTGGAAGCGGCTGACGCAAAAGGTTTCGCAGAGCAACTCGTTAAAGCTCTTCGCGAAGAAGCTAAGGTTATCTAA
- a CDS encoding LIC10362 family protein — MLYSVVLTLICLLSLLLGIRNIRTSSKDLDGIRGAIEGSIASPLQKRSWIWFLFIASFFLLPFFWGLTIFLKSDANVVVIILGLVWIYFWSRTLILFR; from the coding sequence ATGCTGTATTCTGTCGTATTAACTTTGATTTGCCTCTTAAGTTTGCTTCTTGGCATCCGCAATATTAGGACTTCCTCTAAGGACTTGGATGGGATCAGGGGGGCAATTGAAGGATCGATCGCTTCTCCCTTACAAAAAAGATCATGGATCTGGTTTCTTTTTATAGCTTCTTTCTTTCTCTTACCGTTTTTTTGGGGGCTTACTATCTTCTTAAAATCGGATGCGAACGTAGTAGTGATCATCTTAGGATTAGTTTGGATCTATTTCTGGAGTAGAACACTCATTCTGTTTCGATAA
- a CDS encoding glycosyltransferase family 39 protein yields the protein MALFFFLSALALAYLISVFLFHKGYLLSLERNSISIALTVLACGTVSFLLVLLGIYKLLYVVYIILIFCYAIAGYLLVSKKNLRLSPLVGKDPKLKPFHKIAFWILILSSSILYFFFPTEYIKGDRDQGVYLIFGSQIQKTGSFEFSDPRYKELSPILEKAIVLGYPAIEADKSLPEIDASLSPRFYPLYPSFLAIALDLFGIEGAFRINGVFGILFLFFVFLHTKKIVGPRGAILAVFFGSLNTAQIWNLRTTLSEPLGQFLLIFAIYLAQSSFEKRAFSRMIFAGAILGVSGFNRIDSLIYLPAICFLVCYLLFVSRRYAITAISFLFGFSLLSGLGILYGYFYSRPYLIDLWERGPLSKLVFLCILSLVGTGILYAFSRSSVGTKILDLPRRFALSQRNPLRILLAAFLFGLIGFAYFVRPKLGITENISQALLFQKNSFLCFLFYVPTILVLFAVKGFDTLLFRRRYLSSLFFVFIGFFLLIVYLYEPSIHPDHFWASRRWMLFPVPFAIIMGIVGLNTFPMPTQFWKNALLVAVISSNIYNLYFHDSLIFSERMLSGYAKEYGRLGSSLPKENALYFTKRQDIASPLRYLEERETYLISNTNLFLSKATKLLETGRDIYLIEEDPNLQSPGFSFQKVEEINLSGNFPIESINRYPDMLLERSSRLQVYRIEKNTSFPKIQKDEIPVSKPSYSIRISKSTTKSRFSGWDEVIGYDKHISENAKGEYRLELSGEFLSQSAFSVVAGDKGARVLLQETAGKGDDQNRYAEFVLDEDQIDQIQIRFHRKKQSGSKLKFVTLSKIR from the coding sequence TTGGCATTATTTTTCTTTTTATCCGCGCTCGCGCTCGCCTACCTGATCTCCGTTTTTCTTTTTCACAAAGGATATCTATTATCCTTGGAAAGAAATAGTATCTCGATCGCTCTAACCGTTCTCGCATGCGGAACAGTTTCCTTTCTCTTGGTTCTCCTCGGAATCTACAAACTATTGTATGTAGTTTATATTATTTTAATATTTTGTTATGCTATTGCGGGATATCTTCTTGTTTCGAAAAAGAATTTAAGGCTTTCTCCTTTAGTGGGGAAGGATCCGAAACTAAAGCCTTTTCATAAGATCGCATTTTGGATCTTAATTCTTTCTAGTTCTATTCTATACTTCTTCTTTCCGACTGAATACATTAAGGGAGATCGGGACCAAGGAGTTTACTTAATATTCGGGAGTCAGATCCAAAAAACGGGAAGCTTCGAATTTTCAGATCCCCGTTACAAAGAACTCTCTCCTATTTTAGAGAAAGCGATCGTTCTCGGTTATCCCGCCATCGAAGCAGACAAGTCTCTTCCGGAAATAGACGCTAGCCTCTCTCCTAGATTCTATCCTTTGTATCCCTCCTTCTTGGCAATCGCACTCGATCTTTTCGGAATAGAAGGAGCCTTTCGAATCAACGGTGTCTTTGGCATCTTATTCTTATTTTTTGTTTTTCTTCATACAAAGAAGATCGTGGGTCCGAGAGGAGCAATCTTAGCAGTATTTTTCGGTTCCTTGAACACCGCTCAGATCTGGAATCTTAGGACCACTCTCTCCGAACCTCTAGGGCAATTTCTTTTGATCTTCGCGATCTATCTGGCCCAATCCAGTTTCGAAAAAAGAGCTTTCTCTAGAATGATATTCGCAGGAGCGATCTTGGGCGTTAGCGGCTTCAATCGGATCGACAGCCTGATCTATCTGCCTGCAATCTGCTTTCTTGTTTGCTATCTGTTATTTGTGAGTAGAAGATACGCGATCACTGCAATTTCATTTCTATTCGGATTCTCTCTACTTTCCGGACTCGGGATCCTTTACGGATACTTTTATTCCAGACCATATTTGATCGATCTTTGGGAAAGAGGTCCTCTTTCTAAACTAGTATTTCTTTGTATTCTTTCTTTAGTAGGAACTGGGATCTTATACGCATTTTCTCGTTCTTCTGTTGGAACTAAGATCTTGGATCTACCAAGAAGATTCGCTCTGTCACAAAGAAATCCTCTTCGTATCTTGTTAGCAGCGTTCTTGTTTGGGTTGATCGGATTTGCATACTTTGTTCGGCCCAAACTCGGGATCACGGAGAATATCTCCCAAGCTCTTCTGTTTCAAAAGAATTCCTTTCTATGCTTCTTATTCTATGTTCCTACAATTCTAGTTCTATTCGCAGTAAAAGGATTCGATACCTTACTCTTTCGCAGAAGGTATTTGAGCTCTCTCTTCTTCGTATTTATAGGATTCTTTCTTTTGATCGTATATCTATATGAACCAAGCATTCATCCGGATCATTTTTGGGCCTCCAGAAGATGGATGTTATTCCCGGTTCCGTTTGCGATCATCATGGGGATTGTAGGACTGAACACTTTCCCGATGCCTACACAGTTCTGGAAGAATGCTCTACTAGTTGCTGTAATCTCGAGCAATATATACAATCTCTATTTTCATGATTCCTTGATCTTTTCGGAAAGAATGCTTTCCGGTTATGCAAAAGAATATGGGAGATTAGGCTCTTCCTTACCCAAAGAAAACGCATTATATTTTACTAAAAGACAGGATATTGCAAGCCCGCTCAGATATTTGGAAGAAAGAGAAACCTATCTGATCTCGAACACAAATCTCTTCCTATCCAAGGCAACGAAACTTTTAGAAACAGGCAGAGATATCTACCTAATCGAAGAGGATCCGAATTTACAAAGCCCTGGATTTTCTTTTCAAAAAGTAGAAGAGATCAATCTCTCCGGTAATTTTCCTATAGAGAGCATCAATCGTTATCCGGACATGTTGTTAGAAAGATCTTCTAGACTGCAAGTGTATAGGATCGAGAAAAATACTTCTTTTCCAAAGATCCAAAAGGATGAGATCCCAGTCTCCAAACCTTCTTATTCCATTCGAATCTCTAAATCTACTACGAAGAGTCGCTTCTCCGGATGGGACGAAGTGATCGGTTACGACAAGCATATCTCTGAGAATGCAAAGGGTGAATATAGATTGGAGCTTTCGGGAGAATTTTTGTCTCAATCCGCATTCAGCGTGGTCGCTGGAGATAAGGGAGCTCGGGTACTTCTTCAGGAAACCGCAGGAAAAGGAGACGATCAAAACAGATATGCCGAGTTTGTTTTGGATGAAGATCAAATCGACCAGATACAGATCCGTTTTCATCGCAAGAAACAGAGTGGGTCCAAGTTAAAGTTTGTAACTCTCTCTAAGATCCGCTGA